One genomic region from Metallosphaera tengchongensis encodes:
- the pcn gene encoding proliferating cell nuclear antigen (pcna), which translates to MRVTYVNAMDFKVVIDAISKLIDEVTFNFSTDGLSLVAVDRAHISLIKLHFPKEAFEEYDVPEEYKFGFNTQYMTKVMGSAKRKEKLELESSDMSEITIRMLGEPRREFVIRNIEVPLQEIPQLSLNFDVKAKVVSNGFKKAISEISSVSDSVEMEGSDEGLKLRSKGNVDLEVEFSKEMGGLQEIEVKKPSTSSYSAEYLNDVLILTRLSGFIDVLYSEQKPLQLEFNMESGGSVMYLLAPQMG; encoded by the coding sequence ATGAGAGTGACCTATGTTAACGCTATGGATTTTAAGGTTGTGATTGACGCTATATCAAAACTCATAGACGAAGTTACTTTTAATTTCTCAACTGATGGATTAAGCCTAGTAGCTGTGGATAGAGCTCATATATCTCTAATCAAGTTACACTTTCCAAAGGAAGCCTTTGAAGAGTACGATGTACCAGAGGAGTATAAGTTCGGCTTCAACACGCAGTACATGACAAAAGTGATGGGAAGCGCTAAGAGGAAAGAAAAGCTGGAACTCGAGTCTTCAGATATGTCTGAGATTACCATAAGAATGCTTGGAGAGCCTCGCAGAGAGTTTGTTATCCGAAACATTGAAGTTCCTTTGCAGGAGATCCCTCAACTATCTTTGAATTTTGACGTCAAGGCAAAGGTTGTTTCTAATGGGTTTAAAAAGGCAATCTCCGAAATATCATCAGTTAGTGACTCCGTTGAAATGGAAGGTTCGGACGAAGGTCTCAAGTTGAGATCCAAGGGAAATGTTGATTTAGAGGTGGAATTCTCAAAAGAAATGGGGGGTCTTCAGGAGATTGAAGTGAAAAAGCCCTCAACCTCCAGTTACTCTGCGGAGTATCTTAATGACGTTTTAATCCTGACCAGGCTGTCTGGATTTATTGATGTGCTCTACTCTGAGCAGAAACCTCTACAGTTAGAATTTAATATGGAAAGCGGTGGTAGTGTAATGTATCTCTTAGCTCCTCAAATGGGGTGA
- a CDS encoding DEAD/DEAH box helicase, which produces MSSVSQEFVSKLRSLGYNDLTSIQKLAIPSIIKGFHTLVIAPTGYGKTEAAIIPIFYSMFMKRPKKISALYVTPLRALNRDLELRLKRLAEAFEIKVGTRHGDNSRKERKDVVLNPPDLLLTTPETLLYLIVDRRMKQLFRNIRWVVIDELQEMLDEKRGYELSVVLQRLKRLSNDRIQFIGLSATISDVDIAKAYLSLNEDVEVVKVDGRKDTEISIEIPEPSQDDVERSIRSKIDPTLLARLRRLKEIIENNKPVLIFTNTRETAEYLSNQLQTVYGLKVFTHHGSLSKEVRIEIERKFKESEVDAIVATSSLELGIDIGSVSLVVQYMSPRQATRLLQRVGRSGHSMNKVSKGIVIPGNYLYDVLECKAITELSREGYLEPLQVEKNPLDVLAHQLAGMVIEGPVKIGDALEVFRQSPYFRTLSEEEINEVISQLEAERIVRKSGDYVKASRRTWKYYYSVNMIPDSNLTYSVIEVDGNRKVGNLDFDFVLILDQDSVFILAGRLWKVISIEEGKVFVSSTELKKGDLPSWFGEAIAVEKEVSMRVYEYLSEMFSSTLNATDEIRKKVEEYKRRGYPIPTKNEIIVELVNSDLIIIHTPFGTKGNNTLGSLISAMLAERGIRSSYRSDSYHVVITTISPLNKGEVTDILNRLIQLNEEIAIRLIESNIVNSPQFKWALLIEAQRFGAIDKGVEMRLGQLQLKAYSETVIGKEAIKESLLKLHDLSIIELLNGVSWKVIEVPSPSPLAQEFLERLMAYTRSDEGPIMTEVFKRRLLTKEIRVICLLCAWNSNMKVQDVPERCPKCGSIFITSTYTDDEEAVQLIRKNIKGEKLTWKERRKLDDLNLISSLFSNYGKIAFVALAVRGVGPSNLGRIMRTLSQGEATFYQTLMEEERKFIRYRKYWQ; this is translated from the coding sequence ATGTCATCAGTGTCCCAGGAATTCGTATCTAAATTAAGGTCGCTGGGCTATAATGATCTAACTTCTATCCAAAAATTGGCTATACCGAGCATCATAAAGGGATTCCACACTTTAGTTATAGCTCCAACAGGATACGGAAAGACGGAAGCTGCAATCATTCCAATCTTTTATTCCATGTTCATGAAAAGACCAAAGAAGATATCTGCTCTATACGTAACGCCCTTGAGGGCATTAAATAGGGATCTGGAGCTTAGGCTAAAAAGACTTGCTGAGGCCTTTGAGATCAAAGTGGGAACTAGACACGGCGATAACTCCAGAAAAGAGCGAAAAGACGTCGTTTTAAATCCGCCCGACCTTCTCCTTACGACGCCTGAGACGCTGTTATATCTGATCGTAGACCGTAGAATGAAACAGTTATTTAGGAACATAAGATGGGTAGTCATAGACGAACTCCAGGAGATGCTGGATGAAAAGAGAGGTTATGAGCTATCTGTGGTCCTTCAACGTCTAAAAAGACTCTCCAACGACAGAATTCAGTTTATAGGCCTGTCAGCTACAATAAGCGATGTCGATATTGCAAAGGCTTACCTAAGCCTGAACGAGGATGTTGAAGTTGTCAAGGTTGACGGAAGGAAGGATACTGAAATATCCATAGAAATACCAGAACCTAGTCAAGACGATGTTGAAAGATCTATAAGATCCAAAATAGATCCAACACTTCTAGCCAGGCTTAGAAGGCTTAAGGAGATAATAGAAAATAATAAGCCAGTATTAATTTTTACTAACACGAGAGAAACAGCGGAATATCTCTCTAATCAACTTCAGACCGTTTATGGCTTGAAGGTGTTCACGCATCACGGATCTCTCTCAAAGGAGGTGAGGATAGAAATCGAGAGGAAATTTAAGGAGTCGGAGGTCGATGCGATAGTAGCCACATCTAGTCTCGAGCTCGGAATCGATATTGGAAGTGTATCGCTAGTTGTTCAATATATGTCCCCTAGACAGGCTACCCGACTTCTCCAGAGAGTTGGAAGAAGTGGCCACTCAATGAATAAGGTATCGAAGGGGATTGTGATACCCGGAAACTACCTGTACGACGTTCTAGAGTGCAAGGCTATAACGGAGCTGAGCAGAGAAGGGTATCTGGAGCCTCTTCAAGTCGAGAAAAATCCTCTAGACGTTTTAGCCCACCAGCTGGCAGGAATGGTAATTGAAGGTCCAGTAAAGATAGGTGATGCCTTAGAGGTGTTTCGTCAGTCTCCATACTTCAGAACATTATCTGAGGAGGAAATAAATGAGGTAATTTCTCAGTTGGAGGCTGAGAGGATCGTGAGGAAATCTGGAGACTACGTAAAGGCATCTAGGAGGACGTGGAAGTATTATTATTCAGTAAACATGATACCAGATTCCAACTTAACTTATTCCGTAATAGAGGTCGATGGCAATAGGAAGGTAGGAAACTTAGATTTTGACTTCGTCTTGATTCTAGATCAAGATAGCGTGTTTATTCTTGCTGGAAGGCTATGGAAGGTAATATCAATAGAGGAGGGTAAGGTATTTGTCTCCTCCACCGAGCTCAAGAAGGGAGACCTACCAAGTTGGTTTGGGGAAGCCATAGCAGTTGAAAAGGAGGTATCCATGAGGGTTTATGAGTATCTGTCCGAAATGTTTTCTTCTACACTCAATGCTACTGATGAAATAAGGAAAAAGGTTGAGGAATATAAGAGGAGAGGCTATCCAATTCCTACCAAGAACGAGATCATTGTTGAGTTGGTCAACTCTGACTTAATAATTATTCATACTCCATTCGGGACAAAGGGAAATAACACCTTGGGCTCTCTAATTTCTGCGATGCTGGCAGAGAGGGGAATTAGGTCATCGTATAGGTCAGACTCTTATCACGTTGTGATAACCACCATATCCCCTTTAAACAAGGGAGAGGTAACTGATATTCTAAATAGATTAATACAACTAAACGAAGAAATCGCAATAAGATTGATAGAATCAAATATTGTTAATTCTCCACAATTCAAGTGGGCCCTCCTAATAGAAGCTCAGCGTTTCGGTGCGATAGATAAGGGCGTCGAGATGAGGCTAGGACAATTACAACTCAAGGCGTACTCAGAGACAGTTATAGGAAAGGAAGCAATTAAGGAGTCCCTGCTTAAACTTCACGATTTGTCAATAATTGAACTTCTGAATGGCGTGTCCTGGAAGGTTATTGAAGTACCGTCTCCTTCTCCGTTAGCTCAGGAATTCCTAGAGAGGCTCATGGCTTATACGCGCTCAGATGAGGGCCCCATTATGACGGAGGTGTTTAAGAGGAGACTTTTAACTAAAGAAATACGGGTGATATGTCTACTTTGTGCATGGAATTCCAATATGAAGGTTCAGGACGTACCAGAGAGGTGTCCAAAATGCGGATCAATTTTCATAACTTCAACTTATACTGACGATGAGGAGGCCGTTCAACTGATAAGGAAAAATATCAAAGGAGAAAAGTTAACGTGGAAGGAGAGGAGGAAGTTAGATGACCTAAACCTGATCTCTTCACTATTTTCCAATTACGGTAAAATAGCTTTCGTTGCCCTGGCAGTTAGGGGTGTAGGCCCTTCGAATTTAGGAAGGATTATGAGAACTCTTTCGCAAGGAGAAGCCACTTTTTATCAAACCCTAATGGAAGAGGAGAGAAAGTTTATCCGGTACAGGAAATACTGGCAGTAA
- a CDS encoding amidohydrolase family protein — translation MEDTTRVINVEYALLGQELELANRVHLEIKNDKIEHIGKGWVSKGEIYPNSILIPGFVNAHVHTFDGLIPEFGTNLSLKEAVGDPNSKKYELLINKSIDELKRATRDFLKKSLEVGVMIVLDFKELDLVGALAAKGIFTEYPNNYIPLGRLDEEVTEERLIKLRELVPGYGLSSVSSASPEELQLISKVFNDRIRAVHISENLRQNLYNDLKLALSLFRANILVHGTNLSNDEIRTIADLGIPLVVCPRSNLWFSSGVPNIPEMVKSHVNLLIGTDNASWIDHNLWKELEVALLISRWLSPGIDVARDLLKASTINFKGIHPIEEGRYITAGIFNVSSRFESAVNKYSALIKEQGSLIKVLGQPRTLV, via the coding sequence TTGGAAGATACTACAAGAGTGATAAATGTAGAATACGCCTTACTAGGTCAAGAGCTCGAACTTGCCAACAGGGTTCATCTGGAAATAAAAAATGATAAAATAGAACATATCGGGAAAGGATGGGTAAGTAAAGGGGAAATTTACCCCAATTCGATTCTCATCCCAGGTTTCGTAAACGCTCACGTTCACACTTTTGACGGACTAATTCCAGAGTTTGGGACTAACTTAAGCCTCAAAGAGGCAGTAGGCGATCCAAATAGTAAGAAGTACGAGTTGCTGATCAATAAATCAATAGATGAACTGAAAAGAGCGACCAGAGACTTCCTCAAGAAATCCCTAGAAGTTGGCGTTATGATTGTTCTAGATTTCAAGGAATTGGATTTAGTTGGCGCTTTGGCAGCCAAAGGGATATTTACTGAATATCCAAATAATTACATCCCTTTGGGTAGGTTAGATGAGGAAGTAACAGAAGAACGACTAATTAAGTTACGAGAGCTAGTACCAGGCTATGGCTTAAGTAGCGTTTCCTCCGCCAGCCCAGAAGAATTGCAATTAATATCCAAGGTCTTTAATGATCGGATAAGGGCAGTTCATATCTCAGAGAACCTTAGGCAAAATCTATATAACGACCTAAAACTAGCGTTATCTTTATTCAGAGCCAATATACTAGTTCATGGGACGAACTTAAGTAACGATGAAATCAGGACAATAGCCGATCTAGGGATCCCATTGGTGGTATGTCCCAGGAGTAATCTTTGGTTTTCTTCAGGAGTACCTAACATCCCTGAGATGGTGAAGAGCCATGTGAACCTTCTTATCGGGACTGATAATGCGAGCTGGATCGATCATAACCTCTGGAAAGAGTTAGAGGTTGCTCTCCTGATTTCAAGATGGTTATCTCCAGGTATCGATGTGGCTAGAGACCTTCTTAAGGCTTCAACAATTAATTTCAAAGGGATACATCCAATAGAAGAGGGAAGGTATATCACTGCAGGTATTTTTAACGTAAGTTCAAGATTCGAGTCGGCTGTAAACAAGTACTCAGCTCTGATTAAAGAACAGGGAAGTCTGATCAAAGTCTTGGGGCAACCCAGAACCTTAGTGTAG
- a CDS encoding DNA polymerase sliding clamp, whose translation MFRAIYSSSKDFYYIVSAISRLTDKMILNFTDSGINSKYLTEDKVMMGVVDITREALDEYSIEKPISVQLELGDLKKILSKMKGRSSIEILETEGGIRIIVRDERSGTRSSLNLKADKGEVQNMKEPGVSHNVNLSIDGEVLRTLIDEGMQIGEEAEIRTKDQAVEFNVEDAGKKYVALLRPEKPLSRLEIIRDTDSRYSLPVLEKITSSLSFSKELEVAFGSGIPLKVSAVLEKGATLRFWVAPRL comes from the coding sequence ATGTTTAGAGCGATTTATAGTAGCTCAAAGGATTTTTACTATATAGTCTCTGCAATTTCCAGACTCACTGATAAAATGATATTAAATTTTACTGATAGCGGAATTAATAGTAAATACCTTACTGAAGATAAAGTTATGATGGGGGTTGTGGATATCACACGAGAGGCACTCGACGAATACTCCATAGAGAAACCAATTTCGGTGCAACTAGAACTAGGAGATCTAAAAAAGATACTTTCGAAGATGAAAGGAAGATCTAGTATAGAAATTTTAGAGACTGAGGGCGGTATAAGAATAATTGTTAGAGATGAAAGGAGTGGAACTAGAAGTAGTTTAAACTTGAAAGCTGATAAGGGAGAAGTCCAAAACATGAAGGAACCAGGGGTTTCACATAATGTAAACCTTAGTATAGACGGTGAAGTTCTAAGAACCCTTATAGATGAGGGAATGCAGATCGGAGAGGAAGCAGAGATTAGGACCAAGGATCAGGCAGTGGAGTTCAACGTTGAGGATGCTGGTAAAAAATATGTAGCCTTACTGAGGCCAGAAAAGCCACTATCGAGGCTAGAGATAATTAGGGATACTGATTCCAGGTACAGCTTACCTGTTCTGGAAAAAATTACCTCGTCCTTATCTTTCTCTAAGGAACTTGAGGTTGCGTTCGGATCAGGAATTCCGCTCAAGGTATCAGCGGTCTTAGAAAAAGGGGCTACACTAAGGTTCTGGGTTGCCCCAAGACTTTGA
- the ribH gene encoding 6,7-dimethyl-8-ribityllumazine synthase: MQDQLVRIGIVVAEFNYDITHLMLNRATAHAKFLGAEVKAVFKVPGTFEIPLAVKELLSRNDIDCVITLGAIIKGETKHDEVIGNQVARLVSDLSLEYSKPVSLGIIGPGATHEQAVERIEEYSTRAVESAVKMVRRIRVNREKGESQVTIE; this comes from the coding sequence ATGCAGGACCAATTGGTTAGAATAGGTATAGTTGTTGCCGAATTTAACTACGATATAACTCATTTAATGCTCAACAGGGCGACAGCCCACGCCAAGTTCCTCGGAGCCGAGGTAAAGGCGGTTTTCAAGGTGCCAGGAACCTTTGAAATACCTCTAGCAGTTAAGGAATTACTTTCAAGAAACGATATAGACTGCGTCATCACCCTTGGGGCCATAATTAAGGGGGAGACAAAGCATGATGAAGTGATAGGAAATCAGGTTGCTAGACTGGTCTCGGATCTGTCCCTGGAGTATTCTAAACCGGTTTCCCTAGGGATAATAGGTCCTGGTGCAACCCACGAGCAGGCAGTAGAGAGGATCGAGGAGTATTCGACTAGGGCGGTTGAGTCTGCAGTAAAGATGGTGAGGAGGATAAGGGTGAACAGGGAAAAGGGAGAGTCGCAGGTGACTATCGAGTGA
- a CDS encoding ATP-binding protein → MKLLRNLVPGIFQGNYRYKWIPSEGEYCVDYSKLKNYNSTIVGSSGYGKSTVAKKIVSKLNANYIIFDIHGEYSDIPGERIDVSKTSINPLSLFGKSPKQRSLEVATMLKSIFNLGSLQTMEISNLLLEAYEEKGIYEEDPDSWLLRTPNFRDLIILIEKKKSLYNNSQMINRLEGLESYIRFLDSNIFNSDYNFNKIFNNKIILDFSNISVSYIKYILIESILNLIFSRFNEEKSDKLRNLIVIDEAPFILSRESGRMLVDRIFAEGRKFGYGTMIISQYSKELDKVINNSAIVLSLGMREPSELEYMSKVIGGEHGEAQRTVYEMIMRLERGLIATRDLTTSDVIVFRLN, encoded by the coding sequence ATGAAACTATTGAGGAATCTAGTGCCTGGAATATTCCAAGGAAATTACAGGTATAAATGGATCCCCTCAGAAGGGGAGTATTGCGTAGACTACTCGAAGCTCAAAAATTACAACTCGACTATAGTGGGTTCTAGTGGATATGGTAAGTCCACTGTAGCTAAGAAAATTGTTTCGAAACTTAATGCGAATTATATAATATTTGATATCCATGGGGAGTATTCCGATATTCCTGGAGAGAGAATAGATGTTTCAAAGACAAGTATAAACCCTCTCTCACTTTTTGGGAAATCCCCAAAGCAGCGATCGTTAGAGGTAGCTACAATGCTCAAATCAATTTTTAATCTCGGCAGTTTGCAGACCATGGAGATCTCAAACCTGCTACTGGAGGCATACGAGGAAAAGGGAATTTATGAGGAGGATCCAGACAGCTGGTTGTTACGAACGCCAAACTTCAGGGACCTAATAATTCTTATCGAGAAAAAGAAGAGTTTGTATAATAATTCCCAAATGATTAACAGACTTGAGGGATTGGAGTCATATATTAGATTCCTTGACTCAAATATCTTTAATAGTGATTATAATTTCAATAAAATTTTCAATAATAAAATTATACTAGATTTTTCAAATATCTCTGTATCATACATAAAATATATTTTAATAGAGTCTATTCTTAATTTAATTTTTAGTAGATTTAATGAGGAAAAATCTGATAAATTACGAAACCTTATAGTAATAGACGAAGCACCGTTCATATTATCCAGAGAGAGCGGTAGAATGTTGGTGGATAGAATATTTGCTGAAGGGAGAAAGTTTGGTTATGGAACCATGATTATTTCTCAGTACTCCAAGGAATTAGATAAGGTTATAAATAACTCGGCAATTGTATTATCTCTAGGTATGAGAGAACCTAGCGAATTGGAGTATATGTCTAAGGTAATTGGTGGAGAGCACGGCGAAGCGCAAAGGACCGTGTACGAGATGATTATGAGGCTTGAAAGAGGTTTAATTGCAACAAGAGATTTAACAACCAGCGATGTAATAGTGTTTCGTCTAAATTAG
- a CDS encoding 50S ribosomal protein L14e — MAVIEVGRVCVKLTGREAGSKCVVVDIVDSNFVLITGPKNLTGVKRRRVNIMHIEPTDKTIEIEKGASDEKVEAKIKEQNLTDFMKEKVKVNISVI; from the coding sequence ATGGCAGTCATAGAAGTAGGCAGGGTCTGCGTAAAATTAACAGGAAGAGAAGCTGGAAGTAAGTGTGTGGTAGTAGACATAGTTGACAGCAACTTTGTCTTGATAACAGGTCCAAAGAACTTAACTGGAGTGAAGAGAAGAAGGGTCAACATCATGCACATAGAGCCCACCGATAAAACCATAGAGATTGAAAAGGGAGCTTCAGACGAAAAGGTCGAAGCTAAGATAAAAGAGCAAAACCTGACTGATTTCATGAAAGAGAAGGTGAAGGTAAATATTTCAGTGATATGA
- a CDS encoding class I SAM-dependent methyltransferase, translating into MEKMMFVITDVVNGVPLSLVSFPGLFSKKRLDTGTRVLLENLILPDSGTIADVGCGYGPIGIYIALSNPKLKVFMLDVNPLAVKATTLNVERYSLMDRVRVVKSNLLSELNEKVVAIYSNPPLSKGLDTLTALAEQSVEKLERKGFVQMVLYKGENNAIKTFKNYFPTVDIIKNTKGYSIVLAVND; encoded by the coding sequence ATGGAAAAAATGATGTTTGTAATAACCGATGTTGTTAATGGCGTACCGCTTAGTTTAGTTAGCTTTCCCGGGTTATTTTCCAAGAAGAGGCTGGACACTGGAACACGAGTTCTTCTTGAAAACCTAATTTTGCCAGATTCAGGAACAATTGCAGACGTTGGTTGCGGTTACGGTCCTATAGGGATTTACATTGCTTTGTCCAATCCCAAGCTCAAGGTATTCATGTTAGATGTGAATCCCCTGGCAGTTAAGGCTACAACTCTTAATGTCGAAAGGTACAGCCTAATGGATCGGGTCAGGGTCGTCAAGAGCAACCTACTTTCAGAATTAAACGAAAAGGTTGTAGCCATATACTCCAATCCACCTCTTTCCAAGGGATTGGACACGCTTACTGCATTGGCGGAACAGAGCGTTGAGAAATTGGAGAGGAAAGGCTTCGTTCAAATGGTATTATATAAGGGAGAGAATAACGCAATAAAGACTTTCAAGAACTATTTCCCAACAGTTGATATCATAAAAAACACAAAGGGATATTCGATCGTCTTAGCCGTAAATGATTAA
- a CDS encoding GTP cyclohydrolase IIa produces MLVLELYNYREWTEILGNDREWKIQLSQHSLVSKLLERSSQIGGILLPMRYDLLLIPSDGLRKSSLMNLLRYSSRLSPVAVRACLGYGKNPQKAQEEGYKCVKNLDPGQFRLDSYPDSNVVVAHFDLNGFTDLTFRTNVYDSFVEAQKFYMDILSTTYHLGGVAQYMGGDNIVAFLSEEEIDQVASIVENNPRIKVGIGVGVNARDALRKATKALTEIRKERRGVWKILQE; encoded by the coding sequence ATGTTGGTGTTGGAGCTATACAACTATAGAGAATGGACAGAGATTCTTGGAAATGATAGGGAATGGAAGATCCAACTAAGCCAACACTCGTTAGTGTCTAAACTTCTTGAGAGAAGTTCGCAAATAGGAGGAATACTCCTTCCCATGCGATATGATCTTTTGCTAATACCTTCTGATGGACTGAGGAAGTCGAGCCTCATGAACCTTTTGAGGTACAGCTCCAGACTTTCTCCTGTGGCTGTTAGGGCTTGTTTAGGGTATGGTAAGAACCCTCAAAAGGCACAAGAAGAGGGCTATAAATGCGTTAAAAATCTGGATCCTGGGCAGTTCAGACTAGATTCATATCCTGACTCAAATGTAGTCGTAGCTCACTTCGACCTTAACGGTTTCACAGATCTAACATTTAGAACCAATGTATACGATTCTTTTGTCGAGGCGCAAAAGTTCTACATGGATATTCTCTCCACTACATATCATCTAGGAGGAGTAGCTCAATATATGGGCGGAGACAATATTGTGGCTTTTCTTAGCGAGGAGGAGATAGATCAAGTAGCTTCTATCGTAGAGAACAATCCAAGGATTAAGGTCGGGATTGGAGTTGGAGTCAATGCTAGGGACGCCCTAAGGAAAGCCACTAAGGCTCTGACTGAGATAAGGAAGGAAAGGCGAGGAGTTTGGAAGATACTACAAGAGTGA
- the ribC gene encoding riboflavin synthase → MERVYGVVDTTFSRINMGEIAVRTIRAEDRDAKIMRYTVPGIKDLPVAAKRLIEAGCNGVITLGWVGKSQLDKYSYLATSIGLITVQILTSKHVIDVTVHEDEAEDEESLVKIAEDRARKHSLNLVKLVRDGPNSLTAQAGKGLRQGYENAGPIG, encoded by the coding sequence ATGGAAAGGGTATACGGAGTGGTTGACACTACTTTTTCGAGGATCAATATGGGTGAGATAGCCGTAAGAACAATTCGAGCTGAAGACCGGGACGCTAAGATAATGAGGTATACCGTACCAGGAATTAAGGATTTGCCTGTGGCAGCCAAGAGGCTTATAGAAGCTGGTTGCAACGGCGTGATTACGTTAGGATGGGTGGGGAAGTCACAGTTGGATAAATATAGCTATTTGGCAACAAGTATAGGTTTGATCACCGTTCAGATACTAACGTCTAAGCATGTAATTGACGTCACAGTTCATGAAGATGAAGCGGAGGATGAGGAGAGTTTAGTCAAGATTGCAGAGGATAGGGCAAGGAAACATTCACTAAACCTCGTCAAGTTAGTAAGGGATGGGCCAAATTCTCTTACCGCACAAGCTGGAAAAGGCCTTAGGCAGGGGTATGAAAATGCAGGACCAATTGGTTAG
- a CDS encoding RNA polymerase subunit Rpo13: MSSSDDYEEENEIQSAGSEDEKIETEDEEDGIPALSLQDIELLTKNTEVWYKLISGKISLEEAEKEFNSNFSSYQTKPERRKSRSTKSKTQKKAKKMKKKKEEEDSNV, translated from the coding sequence ATGTCTTCATCTGATGATTATGAAGAAGAAAATGAGATTCAAAGCGCAGGATCAGAGGACGAGAAAATCGAAACTGAGGATGAAGAAGACGGGATTCCAGCCTTATCTTTACAAGATATAGAACTCCTCACTAAAAATACAGAGGTGTGGTATAAGCTTATTTCAGGTAAGATAAGTTTAGAAGAAGCAGAGAAGGAGTTTAATAGCAACTTCTCATCTTACCAGACTAAGCCCGAACGGAGAAAGTCTAGATCTACAAAGTCTAAGACCCAAAAGAAAGCTAAAAAGATGAAGAAGAAAAAGGAAGAAGAGGATAGTAATGTTTAG
- a CDS encoding tRNA pseudouridine synthase A — MSFSPFIYKIDEFCGHNKRWIVFREYEPTAEYGTSPDKRDIRSLINTSIVNVDKPPGPTSHEVAFWVKTMFNLNRVGHGGTLEPELAGQSQGYRGSTHWVGESHKGNESSHKIFEGVYVSDGGAL; from the coding sequence ATGAGTTTTTCACCTTTTATTTACAAGATAGATGAATTTTGTGGTCATAATAAAAGGTGGATCGTCTTCAGGGAATACGAACCCACGGCTGAGTACGGTACATCACCAGATAAGAGAGACATAAGGTCGCTCATAAACACTTCCATAGTGAACGTTGATAAACCTCCGGGTCCCACTAGCCACGAAGTGGCTTTTTGGGTAAAAACCATGTTTAACCTCAACAGGGTGGGACACGGTGGGACCCTAGAGCCTGAATTGGCGGGGCAATCCCAAGGTTACCGGGGTTCTACCCATTGGGTTGGGGAAAGCCACAAGGGTAATGAATCTAGTCACAAGATCTTTGAAGGAGTATATGTGTCTGATGGAGGTGCATTGTGA
- a CDS encoding RNA-guided pseudouridylation complex pseudouridine synthase subunit Cbf5 — MNLVTRSLKEYMCLMEVHCEFREQDVLKIASEFVGTIYQKPPVRSSVKRRVRKRTVYSLDILEVSGREVLMKITSEPGTYMRKICHDMGTLLGCGAHMRELRRTRSGIFGEDKLVTLQEISEALYLYNKCKEEEELRKILIPMEMAFCGLSKVIVDDEAVNSITYGSSLMAPGIVSYQEFKKGDTIGLITRKGEAIAIGKALVDSEGMGKKGEVVKTERVLMDKDVYPRAWKK; from the coding sequence ATGAATCTAGTCACAAGATCTTTGAAGGAGTATATGTGTCTGATGGAGGTGCATTGTGAATTCAGAGAACAAGACGTTTTGAAAATCGCCAGCGAGTTTGTGGGGACAATATATCAGAAACCTCCTGTAAGGTCCTCTGTTAAGAGGAGGGTTAGGAAAAGAACAGTGTACTCGCTGGACATTCTGGAAGTTAGCGGAAGAGAGGTTTTGATGAAGATTACATCTGAGCCAGGGACTTACATGAGGAAGATATGTCATGATATGGGAACCTTACTGGGCTGCGGCGCACATATGAGAGAGTTGAGGAGGACTAGGTCTGGTATATTCGGAGAGGATAAGCTGGTCACATTGCAGGAGATTTCGGAAGCACTATATTTATACAATAAATGCAAAGAGGAGGAAGAACTGAGGAAGATATTAATCCCTATGGAGATGGCCTTCTGCGGGTTATCTAAGGTCATAGTTGACGATGAGGCGGTCAACTCCATAACCTACGGCTCTTCTCTAATGGCACCCGGTATCGTCTCTTATCAGGAGTTCAAGAAAGGAGATACTATAGGTCTGATAACGCGTAAAGGTGAAGCTATAGCTATCGGGAAGGCATTGGTTGACTCAGAGGGTATGGGGAAAAAAGGCGAGGTCGTTAAAACGGAAAGGGTACTTATGGATAAGGACGTTTACCCAAGGGCATGGAAAAAATGA